A region of Flocculibacter collagenilyticus DNA encodes the following proteins:
- the yidD gene encoding membrane protein insertion efficiency factor YidD gives MAQNRTAYQSGVILLIRGYQKWISPLFAPSCRFTPTCSHYAIEAISRFGVIKGCWLSGKRILKCHPLHAGGNDPVPELKNKDEK, from the coding sequence ATGGCGCAAAATCGCACAGCGTACCAGTCAGGAGTAATTCTGCTAATTCGCGGCTACCAAAAATGGATTAGCCCGCTATTTGCACCAAGCTGTCGTTTTACTCCAACTTGTTCACATTATGCTATTGAGGCAATTTCTCGATTTGGCGTAATAAAAGGTTGTTGGTTATCGGGCAAACGTATTTTAAAATGTCACCCTTTGCACGCTGGGGGAAATGACCCAGTTCCTGAACTTAAAAATAAAGACGAGAAATAA